CAGGGGCCCGGCCCGGGCGAGAACATTCCGGCGTGGCTGGTGTTCGACCAGCAGTATCGCGACCGCTACATCTTCGCGGGGCTGCAACCAGGGCAACGCATTCCCCGCAAGTGGATGGAATCCGGCGTCATCATCCAGGCGGATACTCTCGAAGAGTTGGCTTCGAAGGCCGGTCTGCCTGTTGACGCCTTTGCGGCGACGGTCGAGCGGTTCAACGGCTTCGCCCGCTCCGGCGTCGACGCCGACTACCACCGCGGCGAGAGCGCCTACGACCGCTACTACGGCGACCCGACCAACAAGCCGAACCCGAACCTCGGTGAGATCAGCCATGGACCGTTCTACGCGGCCAAGATGGTGCCGGGCGACCTGGGCACCAAGGGCGGCATTCGCACCGACATCCATGGCCGCGCGCTGCGTGACGACGGCAGCATCATCGAAGGTCTCTACGCCGCAGGCAATGTCAGCTCCCCGGTGATGGGTCATACCTACCCCGGGCCGGGTGGCACGATCGGGCCGGCGATGACCTTCGGATACCTGGCCGCCCTGCACATCGCCGGAGAGAACTGACATGCCCATCGACGTCGACGTCGCCCTGGCCGCCGAGCTGGACCCGATCGAGTTCTCGTGGAGTAGTAGCGACATCCAGCTGTATCACCTCGGGCTGGGAGCTGGCGCCGACCCTCTCGACATGCGCGAGTTGCGCTACCTGATCGACGAAACACCGCAAGTGCTACCGACTTTCGGCAATGTCGCGGCGAGCTTCCACATGACCAAGCCACCGACCGTGCAGTTCCCCGGCATCGACATCGAGCTGAGCAAAGTCCTGCACGCCAGCGAGCAGGTGACCGCGCCCGCGCCGCTGCCGCCGTCGGGCTCCGGCAAGGCGGTCACCCGCTTTACCGATATCTGGGACAAGGGCAAGGCCGCGGTGATCTGGTCGGAGACCTCCGTGACCGCTCCCGACGGAACGCTGCTGTGGACGCAACGACGTTCGATCTTCGCCCGCGGCGAGGGTGGTTTCGGCGGCGACCGTGGCCCGTCTTCGGGGGCTGCCGCCCCGGAGCGCGCACCCGACCTGTCGCTCGACATCCCGATCCTGCCGCAACAGGCGCTGCTCTACCGGTTGTGCGGGGACCGCAATCCGTTGCACTCCGACCCCGAATTCGCCTCTGCCGCAGGCTTTCCGCGGCCGATCCTGCACGGGCTGTGCACCTACGGCATGACCTGTAAAGCGTTGACGGATGCGTTGCTCGACGGCGATTCCGGGGCCGTCGGCTCCTATGGCGCCCGCTTCGCCGGCGTTGCCTTCCCGGGCGAGACGTTGAAGGCCTCGGTGTGGAAAGAGGACGGCAAGTTGCTCGCCACCGTCACCGCGCCGTCGCGCGACGACGCCGTAGTCCTGAGCGGCGTCGAGCTCACCCCGGCCTAGGGCGGCGCCGAACGCTCCGCTAGCCGGGCGTGACTTGTCGACCGCCCAGCTAGCCGGGCAAGCGACTCGTACGTGCCGCGCGAACGCGCCTGACTATGTCATTGGGCCGGTCCCCCGCTACGACTCGAATGACGATCCACCCGAGGCGTTCGAGCATTTCCGATCTACGAACGTCCCAGGTGTACTGCCTACGATCGCGGCGGTGCTGCTCACCGTCGTATTCCACGGCGACCTTCACGTGCTCCCATCCCATGTCGAGATACGCAAAGGCACTGCCGAATTCGTCGAGCACTGGAATCTGCGTCTGCGGTCGCGGCAGGCCGGCCTCGATCAACACGACGCGGAGCCACGACTCTTTTGGCGACTGCGATCCGGCATCGAATAGTTCCACCGCCCGGCGTGCCCCACCGATGCCGCGGCGTCCCACATAGCGTTGCGCCAACAAATCGACATCCGCGGCTTTGATTTCGGTCGCTGCGGCTAGCGCATCTATCCCCGCCACGGCGGTCATTGTCGGGTACCAACAGCCAAGGTCCAGTGCTGTTCGGGTCGGCGAGGTAGCCGCGACGCCGCCAATCATCTCGATCTCATCCGCCTCGACAATGTCGCGGTGAAACTGAAGTCCGGCGGCGCAGTGATGGTTGTCATGAATCAACTCCACCGCTCTGCCGTCGTCGATCCATTTACTTCCGTGCAGCGCGGCCGCTGAGAACCCCGCCACGATCCCGCGACGGCCAGTCCATAACCATCCCGCGTAGGCGCGGACCGCTGCGGTGATCTCAGCATCGCGGTCGATATAAATGCCTCGAAATAAGCGCGTATAGCGCGTTTCCAACTGACTCTTGGTTAGCAATCCAGCCGTGATGGCTTCGCTGCCGATGAACGGTCGACCCATCGCCGCAGGCTCGCATATGCGACCCTTGCCGTCACTTCAGCTGCCGAGTGCCCGGCAGGCCGGGCGTTGCGTCTCGACGGCCCGGCTAGCCGGGCGCTCGGCGCAAAGGGGGCGGACTAGCCGAGGATGAGGCCGCTCGTCGGGACGCCGGTGCCGGCGGTGACCAGGACGTGCTCGACGTCGGGCACGGGATTGACTGAGGTGCCACGCAATTGGCGCACACCCTCCGCAATGCCGTTCATGCCGTGGATGTAAGCCTCACCGAGCTGGCCGCCGTGGGTGTTGATCGGCAACCGGCCACCGATTTCGATCGCACCGTCGGCGATGAAGTCCTTGGCCTCTCCCCAACCGCAGAATCCCAACTCCTCCAACTGAATCAGGGTGAACGGCGTGAAGTGGTCGTAGAGGATCGCGGTCTGGATATCGGTCGGCTTCAGCCCCGACTGCGACCACAGTTGCTTACCGACGAGACCCATCTCGGGCAGGCCGTCGAGCTCGGGCCGGTAGTAGCTGACCATCGAGTACTGGTCCGGGCTGGCACCCTGCGCCGCCGCCTCGATGACGGCCGGACGATGCTTCAGGTCCTTGGCCCGCTCGGCCGAGACGATGACGAGTGCGACGGCGCCGTCGGTTTCCTGGCAGCAGTCCAGCAGTCGCAGCGGCTCGGCGATCCACCGCGAATTCTGGTGCTCCTCAATGGTTATCGGCTTCTCGTAGAAGTACGCCTTCGGATTCTTGGCGGCGTGCCTGCGGTCGGCCACCGAGATCGCACCGAAGTCGCGGCTGGTTGCCCCCGACAAGTGCATGTAACGCTTGGCGATCATCGCGACCTGAGCGGCCGGCGTCGACAGGCCGTGCGGATACGAGAACGAGTTGTCCACGCCGGTCGAGTCGGCGTTCTCGACCAGCCGCAGCTGCACCTGGCCGAACCGCTGACCCGAACGCTCGTTGAAAGCCCGGTATGCCACAACACAATCCGCGACCCCGGTCGCCACGGCGATGGCCGCCTGCTGGACGGTAGCGCATGCGGCGCCACCACCGTGGTGGATCTTGGAGAAGAACTTCAGGTCCCCGATGCCCGTGGCCCGCGCGATGGCGACCTCGGTGTTCGAGTCCATCGTGAACGTGACCATGCCGTCGACGTCGGCTGGAGTCAGCCCCGCATCGTCGAGGGCGTCCAAAACGGCTTCCGCCGCTAAGCGCAATTCGCTGCGACCGGAGTTCTTGGAGAAGTCCGTCGCGCCGATGCCTGCGATCGCGGCCTTACCGGACAACATCACGCGCCTCCGAAGGTCAAGGTCGCGGTGGCGACGACGTGATCGCCAAGGCTATTGCTGCCAACGATTTTCAATGAGATCAACCCGTCATCGACCGCGGTCACCTCGCCCTTGAACGTCACCGTGTCGTAGGCGTACCACGGCACACCGAGCCGCAGCTTGATCGTCTTGATGAACGCCGACGGCCCGGCCCAGTCGGTGATGTACCGCTGCACCAGACCGGTGTCGGTGAGGATGTTGACGAAGATGTCCTTGGATCCCTTGGCCTGCGCCTTGTCCCGGTCGTGGTGCACGTCCTGGTAGTCGCGGGTGGCGATCGCCGTCGAGATGATGAACGTGGGGTCGCCGTACAGCGCCAACTCCGGCAGCTTCGTGCCGACCTCCACCGTCGGGGCGCTCATGCGCGCGGCTCCCACGCGTACAGCGTCCACGCCGGGCCGACATCATTGGCCGGGAAGTCGATATACGTTGCCTGAACCGGCATTCCAACCTCCACAGTGGCGGGGTCGACACCGCGCAACTCGCCCAGCATCCGGACGCCTTCTTCGAGTTCGACCAAAGCGATGACGAACGGCAGCGTGCGGCCGGGCACCTTCGGCGCGTGATGCACGACGAAGCTGAATACCTCGCCCTTGCCGCTGGCCACCTGATAGTCGGTTGCCAATTCCTTGTCCTGCCAGATCGCCGGCACCGGTGGGTGCTGCAGGCTGCCGTCGGGCCGCTTCTGGATGCGGAGTTCGTGCGCCTTGACGCCGTCCCAGAAGAACTTGGTGTCTTTCGATTCCGACGGCCGCATCATCGCGGAAGCGTCGAGGTCCTCGGGCACGGCCGACGAAGCGGCCTCGCGCGGCTTGAATTTGAGTATGCGCCACTCCATTTCGGCAACGTCCTCGTCGCCGACCTTCCAGACGATGTGCTGGTTGATGAACCAGCCCTCGCCGAGCCCGGTCTGCTTGGGGCCGACGACGTCACCCATCTCCGAATGGATCGTGACTTCTTCGCCGGCGTGCAGGTAACGGTGGTAGGTCTGCTCGCAGTTGGTGGCGACGACGCCGATGTAGCCGTTCTCATCGAACAGCTGCATGATCGGTCCCATGGGGTCGTCGGTCGGACGCTCCCCACCTAGACCGAACATCGTCCAGACCTGAATCATGGCCGGGGGCGCGACAATTCCCGGGTGACCGTTGGCGCGCGCCGCGGCCTCGTCGCGGTAGATCGGGTTGGCGTCGCCGATCGCCTCGACCCAGCTGTTGACCATCGGCTGGTTCACCGGATCGCGCCCCGTGCGCGGCTTGGGGCCGCCGGCCGCCTTGATCTTCTCAAGCGCCTCGTGGATATCCGTCATCGAGGCACCCTCGGCACTTTGAGGCCCGACGCCGCGATCATCTCTCGCATCACTTCGTTCACGCCTCCACCGAAGGTGATCACTAGATTGCGCTTGGTCTGCGAGTCGAGCCAGTCGAGCAGCTCGGCGGTCGCAGGCTCAGCGGGGTTGCCGTACTTGCCGACAATCTCCTCGGCAAGCCGACCAATGTACTGAATACTCTCGGTGCCAAAGACTTTCGTCGACGCCGCATCGGCCACGTTGATGTCTTCGCCGGCGGCGGCAACCTGCCAGTTCAGCAGCTCGTTGACCCGCCACATCGAATAGATCTCACCGAGCGCCCGCTTGACGTCGTGGTGGTCGATCGGGACGACCCCGTCGCCGCCTGGCTTGGACGCCCAGTCGTGCAGTCGGTCGTAGATGCCGGCGGTGCGGCCGGCCGGTCCGAGCATCACCCGCTCGTTGTTGAGCTGGGTGGTGATCAGTCGCCAGCCGCCGTTCTCCTCACCGACCAGCATGTCGGCGGGAACCCGGACGTCGTTGTAGTACGTGGCATTGGTGTGGTGGGCGCCGTCGGACAGGATGACCGGCGTCCAGGAGAACCCAGGATCCTTGGTGTCGACGATCAGGATCGAAATGCCTTTGTGCTTGACCGCTTCCGGGTCGGTGCGGCACGCCAGCCAGATGTAGTCCGCGTCGTGCCCGCCGGTCGTCCACATCTTCTGTCCGTTGACGATCCACTCGTCACCGTGGCGTACCGCACTGGTGCGCAACGAGGCCAGGTCGGTGCCGGCCTCGGGTTCGCTGTAACCGATCGCGAAGTGCAACTCGCCCGCCAGAATCGCGGGCAGAAACTTCTTCTTTTGCAGGTCGGTGCCGAACTGCTGCAGCACGGGGCCGACGGTTTGCAACGTGACGGCGGGCAGCGGCACGTCGGCACGGTGCGCCTCGTTGACGAAGATCGACTGCTCGACGGGGCCGAAACCCAACCCGCCGAACTCTTTTGGCCAACCGACGCCGAGCTTGCCGTCCTTGCCCATCCGCCGGATCACCGCGCGGTAGGCGTCGTTGTGCCGGTCCTTCTCCATCGCCTTCATCTCGTCAGTCGAGATGAGGTTCGAGAAGTATTGCCGCAGTTCGGCTTGCAGCTGACGCTGCTCGGGGGTCAGGTCGATGAACATTGCGCTCCCACTCAGGCTATCTCGGTGACGACCTGCGCGCCCGGCTGCGCCGCGCTTGCGATCCCCACCAGGTCGAGACGATGAGACGGCCCGCCCAAGAGGCGAGTCAGGTCCTTGATTGTCGAGTAGTACCGGTGCATCGGGTAGGTGATGTCCATCCCCATCCCGCCGTGCAGGTGATGGCAGATCTGCATCACCCGCGGCGCCTGCGAGGTGATCCAATAGCCGAGCACGTCGAGATCCGAGGCCGCGTCAAGGCCTTCGCCGAGCTGCCAGATCACCGACGTCGACACCAAATCAATGGTGCGCGAGGCGATGTAGACCTCGGCGAGTTGCGCGGCCACCGTCTGAAAGGTCGACAGCGGCTTGCCGAACTGCTGCCTGTTGGCCACGTAGTCGGCGGTCAGCCGCAGCGCACCGGCCACCAAACCTGCCGTGAAGGAGCCGATCGCCGCCAGCGCCAACTGGTTCACCCGCTGCGCCGTCGCTCCGGCCAGCACGTCCTCGTCGGCCACCGCGACATCGGAGAACGTCACCACGTATTCGTCGGCGCCACTGGACGTCGGCGTCTTCGAGATCTGCACACCGTCGGCATTGGATGACACCACGACCACCGCGCTGTCGGCGGTAACGAGCATCCACTCGGCGCTGTCGGCATATCCCACACCGACTTTGGTGCCCGACAGCCGACCACCCGAGAAGGCACAAGAAGGCCGGTCCGGCAGCGCGCTGCCCGGCTCGTTGAGTGCCACGGTGAGCACCGAGCCTTTGGCCAGGCCGCTCAGGTAGCGGTCCTGCTGCGCGTCGGAAGCCAAGTCCAACAACATGATCGCGCCGGAGAGCGTGGACAACGCAGGACTGATCAGGCCGTGGCGACCGATCTCGGTCAACGCCGTCGAGACCTCGGGCAGGCCGACACCGTCGCCACCCACCCGCTCGGGCACCGGCAACGCCGTCACACCACCGGAGACCAACGCCTCCCACGAATTATCGCGCTCCAGAACCGATGTCACGACATCGGCGACGGCCTGCTGTTCTTGGTCTGGAGTGAAATCCATCAGCTCGCGACCGCGCTCTTACCGGAGTAGTCGACCTGCCAGTGCTTGATGCCGTTGAGCCAACCGGACCGCAGCCGCTCCGGCTCGGAGGTCGGCTTGAGATCCGGCATGTGGTCGGCGACGGCGTTGAAGATCAAGTTGATCGTCATCCGGGCCAGATTTGCGCCGATGCAGTAATGCGCACCGGTGCCACCGAAACCGACGTGTGGGTTCGGGTCGCGCAGGATGTTGAAGGTGTGCGGGTCGTCGAACACCTCGTCGTCGAAATTGGCCGAGCGGTAGGACATCACCAGCCGCTGGCCCTTCTTGATCTGCGCCCCGCCGAGTTCGAGGTCTTCATTGGCGGTGCGTTGGAAGGCCGAAACCGGTGTGGCCCAGCGGACGATCTCGTCCGCGGCGGTCGCCGGACGTTCCTTCTTGAACAGCTCCCACTGGTCGGGGTTGTTCGCGAACGCGATCATGCCGTGGGTGATCGAGTTACGCGTCGTCTCGTTACCGGCCACGGCGAGCATCACCACGAAGAACCCGAACTCGTCGTCGGAGAGCTTCTCGCCGTCGATGTCGGCCTGGATCAGCGTGGTGACGATGTCGTCGGTCGGGTTCTCGTTGCGCTCGGCGGCCATCGCCATCGCGTACATGATCAGTTCCATCGACGACTGCGCCGGGTCGACGTCGGCGTACTCCGGGTCGGTGCCGCCGGTCATCTCGTTGGACCAGCGGAACAACTTGTCGCGGTCGTCCTGAGGCACCCCGAGCAGGCCGGCGATGGCCTGCAGCGGAAGCTCGCACGACACCTGCTCGACGAAGTCGCCGCCGCCCGCGGCCGCCGCGTCCTTGGCGATGTTCTGGGCCCGCTGCGCGAGTTCCTCTTCGAGCCGGCCGATCGCGCGCGGGGTGAAGCCGCGGGAGATGATCTTGCGCAGCCGCGTGTGATGCGGGGCGTCCATGTTGAGCATGACGCTGCGCTGCAACTCGACCTGCTCGCGCGTCATCTCCTTCGGCCACGTCGGGATCGCGCCGTTCTGCCAGCTGGAGAAGACGTCGCTGCGCCGCGACACCTCTTTCACGTCGGCATGCTTGGTGACGATCCAGTAGCCGTTGTCTTCGAAGCCGCCGCAACCCTCGGGCACGTTCACCCAGTGGACGGGCTCGGACTTGCGAAGCTCGGCGAGTTCGTCGACCGGAAGGCCGGCCAGGTTGACGTCGGCATCGAGGAAGTCGAAGTCCGCCGGAATGCTAGGGGGTGCCATAAGATTTCTCCTGAACTACAACGTGTTCTAGTGCCAGTAAAACATGCTCTCACCGCAGACCAAAAGGTGTCAGGGCATCGTCGCTTGTCAGGGTAATGAAACGTGTTCTAGCCTGACCTCATGGGTAACCCGGTAATCGTTGAAGCCACCCGCAGCCCGATCGGCAAGCGCATGGGATGGCTGTCAGGACTGCACGCGACCGAGCTGTTGGGCGCCACGCAGAAGGCTCTCGTCGAGAAGGCTGGCATCGACGCCGGCGATGTCGAGCAAATCGTCGGCGGCTGCGTCACGCAGTACGGCGAGCAGTCCAACAACATCACCCGGGTCGGCTGGCTGGTCGCCGGATTGCCCGAGCACGTCGGCGCCATGACGGTGGATTGCCAGTGCGGCAGCGGCCAGCAAGCCAACGGCCTGATCGCCGGCCTGATCGCAGCGGGCGCCATCGACGTCGGCATCGCGTGCGGTATCGAGGCGATGAGCCGCGTCGGGCTGGGCGCCAACGCCGGCCCGGACCGCGGCATCTTGCGGCCCGCGTCGTGGGACATCGACCTGCCCGACCAGTTCACCGCCGCCGAGCGAATTGCCAAGCGCCGCGGCATCACTCGCGAGGAAATCGATCAGTTCGGATTCGACTCGCAGCGCAAGGCGAAGCAAGCCTGGGCCGAGGGCCGCTTCGACCGCGAGATCAGCGGCATCGAGGCTCCGGTGCTCGACGAGAACAAGCAGCCGACCAGCGACCGCCACATCGTCACCAAGGACCAGGGCCTGCGCGACACCACGCTCGAGGGCCTAGGCCAGCTCAAGCCTGTGCTCGACGGCGGCATCCACACCGCGGGAACGTCGTCGCAGATCTCCGACGGTGCCGCCGCTGTGCTGTGGATGGACGAAGACAAGGCCAAGGCGCTCGGCCTCAAGCCGCGGGCCCGCATCGTCAGCCAGGCACTGGTCGGCTCCGAGCCCTATTACCACCTCGACGGCCCGGTGCAGTCGACAGCGAAGGTGCTGGAGAAGGCCGGGATGAAGATGGGCGACATCGACATCAC
The sequence above is a segment of the Candidatus Mycobacterium wuenschmannii genome. Coding sequences within it:
- the fadE29 gene encoding acyl-CoA dehydrogenase FadE29, producing the protein MFIDLTPEQRQLQAELRQYFSNLISTDEMKAMEKDRHNDAYRAVIRRMGKDGKLGVGWPKEFGGLGFGPVEQSIFVNEAHRADVPLPAVTLQTVGPVLQQFGTDLQKKKFLPAILAGELHFAIGYSEPEAGTDLASLRTSAVRHGDEWIVNGQKMWTTGGHDADYIWLACRTDPEAVKHKGISILIVDTKDPGFSWTPVILSDGAHHTNATYYNDVRVPADMLVGEENGGWRLITTQLNNERVMLGPAGRTAGIYDRLHDWASKPGGDGVVPIDHHDVKRALGEIYSMWRVNELLNWQVAAAGEDINVADAASTKVFGTESIQYIGRLAEEIVGKYGNPAEPATAELLDWLDSQTKRNLVITFGGGVNEVMREMIAASGLKVPRVPR
- a CDS encoding steroid 3-ketoacyl-CoA thiolase → MGNPVIVEATRSPIGKRMGWLSGLHATELLGATQKALVEKAGIDAGDVEQIVGGCVTQYGEQSNNITRVGWLVAGLPEHVGAMTVDCQCGSGQQANGLIAGLIAAGAIDVGIACGIEAMSRVGLGANAGPDRGILRPASWDIDLPDQFTAAERIAKRRGITREEIDQFGFDSQRKAKQAWAEGRFDREISGIEAPVLDENKQPTSDRHIVTKDQGLRDTTLEGLGQLKPVLDGGIHTAGTSSQISDGAAAVLWMDEDKAKALGLKPRARIVSQALVGSEPYYHLDGPVQSTAKVLEKAGMKMGDIDITEINEAFASVVLSWARVHNPDMDKVNVNGGAIALGHPVGSTGSRLITTALHELERTDQTTALITMCAGGALSTGTIIERI
- a CDS encoding acyl-CoA dehydrogenase family protein, with the protein product MDFTPDQEQQAVADVVTSVLERDNSWEALVSGGVTALPVPERVGGDGVGLPEVSTALTEIGRHGLISPALSTLSGAIMLLDLASDAQQDRYLSGLAKGSVLTVALNEPGSALPDRPSCAFSGGRLSGTKVGVGYADSAEWMLVTADSAVVVVSSNADGVQISKTPTSSGADEYVVTFSDVAVADEDVLAGATAQRVNQLALAAIGSFTAGLVAGALRLTADYVANRQQFGKPLSTFQTVAAQLAEVYIASRTIDLVSTSVIWQLGEGLDAASDLDVLGYWITSQAPRVMQICHHLHGGMGMDITYPMHRYYSTIKDLTRLLGGPSHRLDLVGIASAAQPGAQVVTEIA
- a CDS encoding cytochrome P450, with the protein product MAPPSIPADFDFLDADVNLAGLPVDELAELRKSEPVHWVNVPEGCGGFEDNGYWIVTKHADVKEVSRRSDVFSSWQNGAIPTWPKEMTREQVELQRSVMLNMDAPHHTRLRKIISRGFTPRAIGRLEEELAQRAQNIAKDAAAAGGGDFVEQVSCELPLQAIAGLLGVPQDDRDKLFRWSNEMTGGTDPEYADVDPAQSSMELIMYAMAMAAERNENPTDDIVTTLIQADIDGEKLSDDEFGFFVVMLAVAGNETTRNSITHGMIAFANNPDQWELFKKERPATAADEIVRWATPVSAFQRTANEDLELGGAQIKKGQRLVMSYRSANFDDEVFDDPHTFNILRDPNPHVGFGGTGAHYCIGANLARMTINLIFNAVADHMPDLKPTSEPERLRSGWLNGIKHWQVDYSGKSAVAS
- a CDS encoding MaoC family dehydratase: MPIDVDVALAAELDPIEFSWSSSDIQLYHLGLGAGADPLDMRELRYLIDETPQVLPTFGNVAASFHMTKPPTVQFPGIDIELSKVLHASEQVTAPAPLPPSGSGKAVTRFTDIWDKGKAAVIWSETSVTAPDGTLLWTQRRSIFARGEGGFGGDRGPSSGAAAPERAPDLSLDIPILPQQALLYRLCGDRNPLHSDPEFASAAGFPRPILHGLCTYGMTCKALTDALLDGDSGAVGSYGARFAGVAFPGETLKASVWKEDGKLLATVTAPSRDDAVVLSGVELTPA
- a CDS encoding bifunctional MaoC family dehydratase N-terminal/OB-fold nucleic acid binding domain-containing protein: MTDIHEALEKIKAAGGPKPRTGRDPVNQPMVNSWVEAIGDANPIYRDEAAARANGHPGIVAPPAMIQVWTMFGLGGERPTDDPMGPIMQLFDENGYIGVVATNCEQTYHRYLHAGEEVTIHSEMGDVVGPKQTGLGEGWFINQHIVWKVGDEDVAEMEWRILKFKPREAASSAVPEDLDASAMMRPSESKDTKFFWDGVKAHELRIQKRPDGSLQHPPVPAIWQDKELATDYQVASGKGEVFSFVVHHAPKVPGRTLPFVIALVELEEGVRMLGELRGVDPATVEVGMPVQATYIDFPANDVGPAWTLYAWEPRA
- a CDS encoding MaoC family dehydratase yields the protein MSAPTVEVGTKLPELALYGDPTFIISTAIATRDYQDVHHDRDKAQAKGSKDIFVNILTDTGLVQRYITDWAGPSAFIKTIKLRLGVPWYAYDTVTFKGEVTAVDDGLISLKIVGSNSLGDHVVATATLTFGGA
- a CDS encoding DUF559 domain-containing protein; amino-acid sequence: MGRPFIGSEAITAGLLTKSQLETRYTRLFRGIYIDRDAEITAAVRAYAGWLWTGRRGIVAGFSAAALHGSKWIDDGRAVELIHDNHHCAAGLQFHRDIVEADEIEMIGGVAATSPTRTALDLGCWYPTMTAVAGIDALAAATEIKAADVDLLAQRYVGRRGIGGARRAVELFDAGSQSPKESWLRVVLIEAGLPRPQTQIPVLDEFGSAFAYLDMGWEHVKVAVEYDGEQHRRDRRQYTWDVRRSEMLERLGWIVIRVVAGDRPNDIVRRVRAARTSRLPG
- a CDS encoding lipid-transfer protein yields the protein MLSGKAAIAGIGATDFSKNSGRSELRLAAEAVLDALDDAGLTPADVDGMVTFTMDSNTEVAIARATGIGDLKFFSKIHHGGGAACATVQQAAIAVATGVADCVVAYRAFNERSGQRFGQVQLRLVENADSTGVDNSFSYPHGLSTPAAQVAMIAKRYMHLSGATSRDFGAISVADRRHAAKNPKAYFYEKPITIEEHQNSRWIAEPLRLLDCCQETDGAVALVIVSAERAKDLKHRPAVIEAAAQGASPDQYSMVSYYRPELDGLPEMGLVGKQLWSQSGLKPTDIQTAILYDHFTPFTLIQLEELGFCGWGEAKDFIADGAIEIGGRLPINTHGGQLGEAYIHGMNGIAEGVRQLRGTSVNPVPDVEHVLVTAGTGVPTSGLILG